In one window of Helianthus annuus cultivar XRQ/B chromosome 17, HanXRQr2.0-SUNRISE, whole genome shotgun sequence DNA:
- the LOC118489219 gene encoding uncharacterized protein LOC118489219, which translates to MDFTWRLRPQGEYYDPEDIYGDEPRVFSVKINHGGEFTDYPGREYVNGKVSYIDWVEFDKFSVDVLREMLKDIGYSVDDVFNFFVKDPNVCLDFGLRHFTDDDELDYVYDQLRKGCKLVDLYVEIGESRIKDSTVMSLALLDNVGEDNVVEDESESSEAVSEGESESSDKENSDEEDPDYTFGQEPDNPVFDYEVDMSQFKACVDFDPDEVNETIRDARNENTEEELRLSGRAKCDILLNNICEVFNRQLIGARDKPVITCLEFIRVYMTKRIVNVKKVQAKSHGPLTPHAQEVFNNLNQGPGRGECSRISICITRCTK; encoded by the exons ATGGACTTCACATGGCGTCTTCGTCCTCAAGGTGAATACTACGATCCTGAAGATATATATG GGGATGAACCTAGAGTATTTTCTGTAAAGATTAACCATGGAGGTGAGTTTACTGATTATCCAGGAAGGGAGTATGTCAACGGTAAGGTTAGTTACATTGACTGGGTTGAGTTTGATAAGTTTAGTGTTGATGTTCTTCGTGAAATGCTGAAAGATATAGGTTACTCTGTAGATGATGTGTTCAATTTTTTTGTTAAGGATCCTAATGTCTGTTTGGATTTTGGTCTTAGACACTTTACTGATGATGATGAGTTAGATTATGTGTATGACCAACTTAGAAAAGGATGCAAGTTAGTAGATTTGTATGTTGAAATAGGAGAATCTAGAATCAAGGATTCAACTGTAATGAGCTTGGCTTTACTAGATAATGTGGGTGAAGATAATGTGGTTGAGGATGAGTCAGAAAGTAGCGAGGCAGTTTCTGAGGGTGAGTCAGAAAGTAGTGATAAAGAGAACAGTGATGAAGAAGATCCAGATTACACATTTGGTCAGGAACCAGATAATCCAGTGTTTGATTATGAAGTAGATATGAGTCAGTTCAAGGCATGTGTTGACTTTGATCCTGATGAAGTCAATGAGACAATTAGGGATGCTAGAAATGAGAATACTGAAGAAGAACTTAGGCTTTCAGGTAGGGCCAAATGTGACATATTGTTGAATAATATATGTGAAGTGTTCAATAGGCAGTTGATAGGAGCCAGAGACAAACCTGTAATCACATGTTTAGAGTTCATAAGAGTGTACATGACCAAAAGAATTGTGAATGTAAAGAAGGTTCAAGCTAAATCTCATGGTCCATTAACTCCTCATGctcaagaagtgtttaataaTCTCAATCAAGGGCCTGGGAGGGGAGAATGTTCAAGAATCTCAATCTGTATCACAAGGTGCACCAAGTGA
- the LOC110922561 gene encoding probable WRKY transcription factor 29, producing MAEWGLQAIIRPNQYDHQQDDCFGSIDIKKEYDQALLFCFPHLFENNHHDYDHATTTTNNMQADDLNQLYKPFYSVPPPPAASADAEDDIRINRHRFHDPDQETQRDQAQEIKKFSGSASNTSQLAPKLKKRKNQQKRVVVQVTAAGLSSDPWAWRKYGQKPIKGSIYPRSYYRCSSSKACMARRQVEQSCTDSSIYILTYTAEHNHPQPTRRNSLAGINRNRVKVTPKSPTNSSDFGKTLTKSKGSQVHSPTTISASSSMEDEVLQQSNIKEETTFYNKCDINQGHDTMMMPEINDEECMVFGDDFFEGLEDLGGESSSYYSSNKQFPNVFC from the exons ATGGCAGAATGGGGTTTACAAGCTATCATCAGACCTAACCAATATGATCATCAGCAAGATGATTGTTTTGGATCCATTGACATCAAGAAAGAATATGATCAAGCTCTGCTCTTCTGTTTCCCACATCTCTTTGAAAACAATCATCATGATTATGATCATgcaaccacaaccacaaacaaCATGCAAGCAGATGATTTAAACCAGCTTTACAAGCCCTTTTATTCGGTTCCTCCTCCTCCTGCTGCTTCTGCTGATGCTGAGGATGATATTCGGATCAATCGTCATCGGTTTCATGATCCCGATCAAGAAACTCAAAGAGATCAAGCACAAGAAATCAAGAAGTTTAGTGGGTCAGCTTCCAACACCTCTCAACTTGCACCAAAGCTTAAAAAGAG gaagaatcaacaaaagagGGTGGTGGTTCAAGTAACAGCTGCTGGTTTGTCTTCAGATCCATGGGCTTGGCGTAAATATGGCCAAAAACCGATCAAAGGCTCAATCTATCCAag AAGCTATTACAGATGTAGTAGTTCAAAAGCTTGTATGGCAAGGAGACAAGTTGAGCAAAGTTGCACTGATTCAAGCATCTACATTTTAACCTACACCGCGGAACACAACCACCCACAACCAACTCGCAGAAATTCCCTAGCCGGAATCAACCGCAACCGAGTCAAAGTTACTCCAAAGAGTCCCACCAACAGTAGtgattttggtaaaactctcacAAAATCAAAAGGCTCACAAGTTCATTCTCCAACAACCATTTCAGCTTCTTCATCTATGGAAGATGAAGTCCTCCAGCAGTCAAACATCAAGGAAGAGACAACATTCTACAACAAATGTGACATTAATCAAGGACATGATACGATGATGATGCCTGAAATCAATGATGAAGAGTGTATGGTTTTTGGTGATGATTTTTTTGAGGGTTTGGAGGACTTAGGAGGGGAGTCTTCATCTTATTATTCATCAAACAAACAGTTTCCTAATGTGTTTTGTTAA